The genomic DNA TTGCTGGTTCAATCGCCTTTTGGAAGCGTGCATTCTCATGATTGTTCTGCTGTGGTTGTTGGCGGTCAAGCGGCAACTCCATGAATTTGCAAAAAAGCTTTCGTCCGAAGATATCATGGCAACGGTCAAGTTTGCGGTGATTTCTTTATTGATTTTGCCGTTCTTGCCGAATCACGCTTTTGGCCCCCCTGGGCTAGAAGTGCTGAACCCGCATACGATTTGGCTTTTTGTGGTTTTTATTTCGGGTATAGGCTTTGTGGGCTATGTGCTTATTAAGGTTGTTGGGCCGGGCAAGGGCATTTGGCTTACGGGCCTTTTAGGCGGGCTTGCTAGCAGCACCGCACTGACGCTGAATCTTGTGGGGCGCAGTCGCGATAATGAGCAGTATGCGGCCGATTTTACGCTCGGCATTGTGCTTAGCTGGTCTGTGATGTATGTGCGACTCTATTTGATTTGCGTGTTCTTGGTGCCTTCGCTTGCGATGCCCCTTTTGGCGCCATTGATTGTTCCCGTTGTGCCCGGGCTTGGGTATGCCCTGTATCTGAAAATTCGCGAGTCCAAAAATCATCTGCAAAAAACGACTGATTTTAACAATCCGTTTAAGCTCTTGCCGGCGGTCAAGTTCGGCTTGGTATTCACGGTCGTGATGTTTTTGGCGAATGCGGCTCGCGTGTATTTAGGTTCGGGCGCTCTTATCGCGTGTAGCTTTTTGGGCGGTGCTGCTGAAATGGATGCCGTGGCGTTCTCGCTTATTGATATGTGCCGAAAGGCCGCTCTTGAAAATCAAAGCTTGATTTTGGCGCTCCTGTTTGCGAGCCTTGCAAATACAATAACTAAGGGCGGAATCGTTTATTTTCTTGGGGCTAAAGCGATGCGACGCCCGATTATTCCGGCGGTTGCGCTCATTAGCGGCGTGACTGTAGTCATGATTGGGTTTTATTCGGTGGTGTAGGCTTGTTTCAGTCATATTTTTTTGTGACGATTATCCCTCTTTGTTCCCGTTTATATAATTTGAAATGGGATAATTTTTTAATGGGTGTATCATGTTGGAAAAGATGAATTTTGCATTGACGGTTGCGGGATTCGACGGCTCTGCAGGTGCTGGAATTTTGGCCGATGTCAAGGCGATGGCTCATTTTGGCGTTTATTGCGAATCCGTCTGCACGGCGCTTACGCAACAGAACGAAGATGAATTTGTGGCTCCCGGTTGGGTTATATGGGACCGTATCGAAGCTCAACTGGAAACATTGTTCAAAAAACGCACTTTCAAGTATGTAAAGATTGGGCTTGTCGAAAAAGCAAAAGTCCTTAAACGAATTGTAGAATTTATTCGTGAAAAATCTCCGGACGCGTATATCGTTTGGGATCCGATTGCAAGTGCCTCGGCGGGTTTCCATTTTTTACGCGCCGCTGAACAGAATAAGTTTATGCCTGTGATGAAGCAGATTGATTTGGTGACGCCAAATCAAGATGAATTCGGATTCTTGGGGCTCGGACTTGCGGCGTCCCGTGGAACGTTTGAACTCGGGAAAGATTTTGCCTTGCTTTTGAAGGGTGGACATTCCAAGGGCCCGGAAGCCGTTGATTTGCTTTGGGATAGGGATGGAATACAGTACAAGTTTGCAAGCCCGCGTTTGTCGGGGGGCGGAAAACACGGCACAGGTTGCCACCTGTCGTCTGCGATTTTGGCGAACCTTGCGCTTGGGCATACGCTGCCGGAATCATGCCAAATCGCGAAGGATTACCTCACTGAACTTTTGCAAAGTGGGGAAGGGCGCCT from Fibrobacter succinogenes includes the following:
- a CDS encoding MgtC/SapB family protein, whose product is MIEFNIFYKLAAALGIGFIIGMQRENSYSRNNSRHPAGLCSFSIVSLCGALSCYLGEFMDSIVPFVTGLVVVGLLLVASHVAYGLSNRENGGPAGVTTSTALIMIYFLGALCWFNRLLEACILMIVLLWLLAVKRQLHEFAKKLSSEDIMATVKFAVISLLILPFLPNHAFGPPGLEVLNPHTIWLFVVFISGIGFVGYVLIKVVGPGKGIWLTGLLGGLASSTALTLNLVGRSRDNEQYAADFTLGIVLSWSVMYVRLYLICVFLVPSLAMPLLAPLIVPVVPGLGYALYLKIRESKNHLQKTTDFNNPFKLLPAVKFGLVFTVVMFLANAARVYLGSGALIACSFLGGAAEMDAVAFSLIDMCRKAALENQSLILALLFASLANTITKGGIVYFLGAKAMRRPIIPAVALISGVTVVMIGFYSVV
- a CDS encoding hydroxymethylpyrimidine/phosphomethylpyrimidine kinase: MLEKMNFALTVAGFDGSAGAGILADVKAMAHFGVYCESVCTALTQQNEDEFVAPGWVIWDRIEAQLETLFKKRTFKYVKIGLVEKAKVLKRIVEFIREKSPDAYIVWDPIASASAGFHFLRAAEQNKFMPVMKQIDLVTPNQDEFGFLGLGLAASRGTFELGKDFALLLKGGHSKGPEAVDLLWDRDGIQYKFASPRLSGGGKHGTGCHLSSAILANLALGHTLPESCQIAKDYLTELLQSGEGRLANDL